Genomic window (Pectinophora gossypiella chromosome 5, ilPecGoss1.1, whole genome shotgun sequence):
attttctaccttacttcataaataatcattttgtcgctatccctttcttaataattattttattttacttcataactatgcctaagtctgtgtatcgctcaatcaaagataatccaaagtgaaatcaaagataaaaaaaatatatcggaagtcaaagtgagcattcgaccaaaattgttacagttgttaaaacttcgccgaagaataataaacacatgagattgtcatggacactgaaagtatttctaaaaactgctccatttaataagcttttagaaacattcaaaataaggacccttaatacgggcaaaaaactaagtaattagccctcaaagattgcaagacagacagatttgaaggaaaatttgacattctcatacaatttagctgctactttctaacgttgttaaaggtgctcaaagacatattttcaattaaaagtaaataaaaatcacgcttataatcgctaacagggtaaacatagcaacaatccgaagacaaaacttgcagtcacttttggtattcgtggtttaatgaaggtacatagatttcaaggaaaaagttgttcccaaacactgttggtgattcatactattggatactaaaataaaatctgtcattgagcacctttaacaacgttagaaagaagcagctacattgtatgagaatgtcaaattttccttcaaatctgtctgtcttgcaatctttgagggttaattacttagttttatgcctttattaagggtacttttttttgatgtttctaaaagcctattaaatggagcagtttttagaaatactttcatggtccatgacaatctcatgtgtttattattcttcggcgaagtattaacaactgtaacaattttggtcgaattctcactttgacttccgataacttttttttatacttgatttgactttgatttatctttgattgagcggtacacatccttaggcatagttctgaagtaaaataaaataattattaagaaagggatagcgacaaaatgattatttctgaagtaaggtagaaaatctagaaaaaggtacaaaatgggtcatatctcctaaaccgtaaataattgctgaacatacatgggggtgtttctggtagctaatgagcccctctatctaatttttcattttgaacctgaagttctgggccaccctgtatattgatgGTGATAAACCCACGCCCATAATTATCACGTATCAAGCGGATATTGAGGTGAGCAGTCACGTGTCGGCAAAACATGGACTGGAGATATTTACGTTCAACCGTAGAATGtcctacttatttaaaattaagtttagaaTTATCTCCTCTGATACATAAGGGGAATACATTCTATAGCAATTTTGAAATAAGTGCCTCTCGAtttcaataacaaaaatattgtttttttattacttaataaaaaaactctCTCTCTGGAGATCcgattgtcaaaatcactttgtgagactgtcctttgtttggtaaggactttacaggcatgaatcagctgattgtctgaacaaataagatgattccgtgcttcggagggcacgttaatgcgttggtcccggctattagccgttaaaacatctccaccaacacgcagtggagcagcgtggtggagtatgctccataccccctccggatgattgaggggaggcctgtggccagcagtcggacgtatataattagactgtttatgttgtgtacttaaccctttcacgggcagagaccatgggtcattgatggttcataatagatagtatgacaccttagtatcggaacgtcattagacgttctgtctttgaaagtgttaatagaTTTTCTTTTATGTGGGTTCCCTGATAGAGATTACCGGCACGTGTAGTGATTATGTTTAACTTACCAATTTTACATTTCCCTCTTATATTTACTACAACACCGCATACGTCGTCGTTATGTTCAAAATTCTCTCCGATCATAAGTAAAACCTGAAATTCAAACACATTCTAACGACATTGCTATAAAGTAAAATGTTCCATGAGCAATTGACACACTTGGTGTTGAAGCACTAAGATGGAATTGGTCATTCCTTTTCTGTTCGCTGGCAAATACAATACACCTCAGCCTACCCCTtagggaatacaggcgtgttgAAATGTTACATCGCTGGCAAAGGGTATATTATCTGTTCTGAGGCCattataattcatcatcatcctctATCTAGCCATGGTATGAGAAAACCAGATATATATGCTCattcaatcctatgacaagccgccattgctagccctttgatgacataagtgttaccactgtgttacccataaattggtatctccaacattccaagcacgtaaattttattaatattgaaaattattaagtaaattattgactaatgtatttaattactattacttgtcattaaactgtaagtaaatattttactaaaagttcaaactTTCCTTGCAATTACTTCCGCAcgatatcccaggaagaggaaatgactgaaaaccagcgctggatggcgccatagcatggctccatcgcagcacaagctgagccatttccttttgcccgtattcgtaatattcataattacctactttatatagcaaatgtaaattgttactggcaataaatttattttattctaattcttatttcttgcaaagtaaatataaaatcattAGTTGTGgataatttaagtatttttttacgaaatggcaacgcagtgcGGGATGACTTCAGCTGGGCTAACGTTGAAAtattagctgtcagttttgaacatacctggttttcttataacaTGTATCTAGTGTTATcccgtatttcacagggtccgctaacctatcctcaagatttgacaggtccagatttttacgcgactgcctgtctgcacttacaacccgcgaagggaaacccagctcaatacacgttaggtcacataactctgAAAATGCCGGCCTTACGAGAATACAGAGTACTGGAAGAACTTACGACATCTAGCCACATCCGGTCCATTTCCCCTTTCCGCTTCTCCAGACTGATCAGCCACCTTCCGCCGCGCCTGTTGGCCGCGTCCTCCCACATCGGTTGAATCCCCTTCTTGAAGATCATATAGTCTTGACCCATGGTCAACTCCGACGGTGACTTCATGTAGTGGTACAAACTGTAATGTTAATTGTTATGTGACTCACGTCTATAATAACTCGGCTGGTACATccatgaactgagtacccacgcttaCAAATGCTATTGggagtatagtcatgagcttcaGTCATGTTTAGTCTAAACCAAAATGTACGCATACACCTACCCTGCACTCGAGATACGACACACGTTGTGTATTGTCTACAAGAACGCGACAAATTAAAGCTTAGTGTCTATTGATTGAAGTTTACGTTATTTGTCGACCCTACATGCAGAAATAGCGTGTATGTGCCGCGGGTGCGAAAAAAGTTAATCTGCGCAAAAATAACACTTATTTAAGTGacattgtaggtttgcctccgGGAAATGCTGAGGGCTGTCATCTGGTACGCGAAAACATCCACGCAACTTGGGGATTCCTCTCAACAAATTATCTAACCTATacatacgtatgtatgtataggtgACGCGACGCGGAGTAGAAATATAATCTTAGGTTTTATCAAGAGCCTTCAAAGCGGTGGGGGCGTTTGATCTGTTGATGTGTTGCCGAATAATAGATTAGCGATTAATCGAATTACACCATATCGTATTATATCGATAGTTTCGATAGGCATATCGacatttagattatttaggggcttCGAAAATAGtcgatatacagtcgattatcAGGCAACACTAATCGCCGCCAAGTCGCGGACGAGTGCGAACGTAGGTACCCATGGCCatagtataagaagaccagccggttctgcatgacaaccgcgccgcgcgcggcacgaattatattgagcgcttcgaccaataaacgatacgaatgctatctacgtagatggacgtcaaacggctattggtcgaaggcctcgatataatacgagccgcgcgcggcgcgtttaccgtgcagagcctacagttatgttcaaaactgacagctagcatttcaaggttagcccagctgacgtcatccgacactgcgttgccatttcgtaaaaaataaattacccacatccaatgtttttaatttactttgcaaggaaattttgtacttttagtaaaagatttacgtacagttttaatgatttttatatatgtgacaaataatagtaattaaatacattagtcagtaattcacttaattttcaataataaagtttacgtccttagaatgttggagataaaaattaaatagtaacacttacgtcatcaatgggctagcaatggcggcttgtcataggattgagtatacctggtcttcttataccatgcccgTGGCTCTGCCACCGCGGCGGTGATACAGACACCGAGGGGTTTTGTTAGTGCGAGCCCGACATAATACCCCcgcggcatagaataaggattaGGTAATAAGTACTACCCCCGCGGCGAAACGGTATGCGGTAGGCATAAAAAAATAGTCTCCGAAGCACTAGTGATTAGTGTGATCCTAACCGTTAATATCCTCCTCATCTTACCACCAATAATCCTCCACAGTGTCAAAGGTAGTGAGCTCCACCAAGTTGTCCTCCCACTTCTTCTTGTCGTTGGTGAACATCCAGAAACTCCACGCGTGTTCTAGAGGATGCTTCATGTCCTCTATGGGGACCTCTACTGGAGTTTTCTGTTCCATAACTTTTGGTccctttaaaaaatacaaaattttgagTTTAGGTACGGGAAAACAAACTTTGATCGACGTAACAACCTACATACTGTAGTAAGAGTatcttaggtacctacatcctaGTACTCAGGAGATAAGACCTAAATTACAATTACAAGAACATGAATACTCATATCTAAGTGTGAATCATCGGTAGTCGGTATCGATGGCGCGctatactaataataaatacatagatatatatgtatacatagaTATATAGCGCTATAAACAGGCGGGTCATACACAATGAACACTTTTattcacttcttctatcgtgtgggttgtgaggtacggtcacgagtactaatatacataatgtatatatacactttgaaaccatgtcacattaacttttttgcaaatgaaaccgtaagtcgcattaaatgttaaatatgatagtgcgacaaggttttaaagtgggtaggtacatgatattgctcataactgtaccctaatgtcagggttattattgagccgtcatgtgacatggctcacgtaacgactactaacttacatgagtaagtagtaaccgggaccaacgccttaacctgccttccgaagcacggatcatcttactttcggacaatcaggttacagcttgtcctaaccaaattagggatcaaagggattcgaacctgggacctccgaatcttgagcccaacgctcaaccactggaccacaccGTGCACTTTTATAGACGCGTAGGTATTGATATGTAGATACCTACAATGGAATATGTACCTAATAGATG
Coding sequences:
- the LOC126367104 gene encoding eukaryotic translation initiation factor 4E1-like isoform X2 — encoded protein: MEQKTPVEVPIEDMKHPLEHAWSFWMFTNDKKKWEDNLVELTTFDTVEDYWCLYHYMKSPSELTMGQDYMIFKKGIQPMWEDAANRRGGRWLISLEKRKGEMDRMWLDVVLLMIGENFEHNDDVCGVVVNIRGKCKIAVWTADASNHKAYMEIGRKIKDALGPYAKLSYQHHNSSKNIHTM
- the LOC126367104 gene encoding eukaryotic translation initiation factor 4E1-like isoform X1, yielding MSQQKVEGPKVMEQKTPVEVPIEDMKHPLEHAWSFWMFTNDKKKWEDNLVELTTFDTVEDYWCLYHYMKSPSELTMGQDYMIFKKGIQPMWEDAANRRGGRWLISLEKRKGEMDRMWLDVVLLMIGENFEHNDDVCGVVVNIRGKCKIAVWTADASNHKAYMEIGRKIKDALGPYAKLSYQHHNSSKNIHTM